TTATTGACGATGTTACACAATTGAAAAGTAGTATTTGTAACCTACTGTTGGATGTCCATACACATCCAGTGAGACATTTCTAGTTCTGCAGCTGAGAAGGATCATCAGTTGTTGCAGTACAGTAGATTTGAGGTTTCTTAGGACACACACTCCTCTGTTgtatgctgcatgtgtgaaagagtAACTCCAGACATGATTCTCCAGACAACACCATTTGGGCAGTGGTTTTgcaatttacataaaaataaagtacGGTGTAAGAGGAAGTCTTTGCATATATATGTTTTCCTGTCACCTTAACcaatgaaaacaggaaactgagggTAATGTGTTGTTAGAGACGTTATGAtcagttaaaaatataaatctgtgTGGTTTCTATAGATTAGTACATTACTTTGACTTTATCCCCCAGGAGAGCATAATTTCACTTCAACAATTGTTTATTCCAAACCTTTTATCAAATAAATTCTGAAAAATGAACTCATCAGCTGGATAGTAGGAGACCGGGTTTGAATCCTGGCCTTCCTCCAGCGGGGATCCCTAGGCAAGAGTTCCTTACGCTTATCCTACCTTTGACTTGTACCTTGTACCCCTGTAAGTTACTTTAGATTAAAGTGTCTGCcatatgactaaatgtaaatgtaaattatgtctATTTGGTTGTCCTACTACAGTTGTTAAACCAGTTTTCACAGTAAAGACAGTAaggaaaagtgaaagtaaatgCCTCGTAAGCAAATTATAGTAGGCGGAGACATGCTGCACTCATAGCAGCATATGCCTCCCTAAAATCCCAATGCATCACTCTGTAGTAATAGTTTACAAGTTACCCATGCTGTGGGAACCGATGCACCATCGTACCATCACAGATCCTTGCTTTTGTACTTATGCTGTTAACGGACTGTAaagttattaatttatttattcattttgcctTTGGCATGGACATCTGATGACCACagaacacatttaataataataataactgagtTGAGCCTTCAATTGGTCCTCCTTCTACGATTTGGTTTAACATCTTTTTACAGCCTATCATGACATGAAAGGTTTTATTTGGATATAGATTTAGAAACCTTTCAGTCTGGTATTGCCTCTGCTTCTCATTCAAGCAGATAGTTCTACTCTAGTCTCACCCACCCACAGAACATTCTTCCAAGAGCCTTCTGGCTTTGAGCAAATGGTAGATGGCCACAGGTTTCAAACTTTCAAGCACCACTGTATTTATTGCATGCATATCTGATATTTCcaatgatttaattttaataaccaATGTGTGGGGTTCTATCTGAGaagctgttttgtcttttctgtgctgttgtgaagattaatttaaaatggaaatcaaACCCATTTAACTGTTGGGTTACTAAAAGTTAAATCTGAATATTTGGtgacaataaaatgttaaaaaaattaTTGATTTACACCTAAGGAGCTTCTAGTTTCTAGATTCTCATGTGCACCCGTCATctctattttttctgtttttgattttgttgcCAGTTTGATCCACGGTTGTAGGAGTAAGCAACATtgcaacaaaagaatagctgTAGACTTATTTGTCGTTTTCTCTATCATCCCTTTCTatactctttattttttcccttctaCTTCACAGGGCTGACAGTTCGTTCAACTTCATGGccttcttcttcgtcttcttcgCTCAGTGTGTCTTGACTTTCATCCAATCTATAGGCATCTCTGGTTGGGGAACATGGTGAGTTCAACCAAACCAGCTTTGAAGACTTGAAGAGAGTTGGTTAGGATTCCATCCATTGCAACTCAGAAAATATGCTTTCCCATATCTAATAAAGACACTAAGATAGATctaacacaaatattttaacacaatgctgttgttctcaacacagaatTTCTGAATGGTTAATGTGGCGCTTGCTGCATCACCAGCTTCTTTATGCTGAATGTAAATAGGAGACAGTAGGtttacattaagtcattaaTACTGTGCCTTTACAGAATCCagagtcatttaaaaaaaaaatctctaaacTAGCTTCCAAAAATGTTCTAATATTTACATTCAGTAACTGAACATCTGCTTGTGGTAACAGCGCTGGTCACTTATGTGGAGTGTTACACTGATCATTATGCTATTTGTCACTGCACTGTCCACTGCTTAATGGCACATATGTAAGTAAATACTTTGCTAATCACCTGCTGTTTGATACGCTAACCTGTACTATTCAATCTCACTCTTACCAACACATCAAAGCGGCTGGATTGCAACAGTGATGTTTTTCAGCGTCAATGTGGGCTCTGCTGTAGTGATGTTAATCACAACTCTGCTCTTCACGCTGGTGACTGTTTTAATGGCATTGGTTCTCATTAAGGTCAGTCAGGTCAACACATACACTGAAAATGTACTTACATTTAATTGTAGAGTACATTACATTTAACAAGGACTGTTTCATATACATCAAAACTCAagaacagttttgtttgtttgtttcttgtttagGTGCACAGACTGTACCGTGGCGGTGGTGGGAGTTTGCAGCACGCTCGGGAAGAGTGGAGCAGTGGCATGTGGAAGAATGCACCAGTGAGGGAAGCAGGGTTCCACGCTGTTGCACAGGCAGCCCAAGGGCCGAGCATACCCCAGTACCCTGCCGCAGTGCCGAGCTATCCCAGCAACAGTCAGTGGTGATGGCTGCGAGTCACCTCTAGATGGAGACAGATAGCTGGTCATTTCTGTGGTGTTTCAAAGTACCATATAATTTCCCTCAACCCAAAAGTGCATGGACAACTATTTTTtgacaggaagagaagagaggattGGTATAAAGCTTTTATCAGAGTTTTGTCAGCACATATCATTTGACTAACACTTCCAATTTATCTTTGTGATATACCATTCCATTTAACctctgtttacatttagtttgttaagTGGAATGAGAATGATTTGCAATTTGTTAGTAAAGGTGTACTGTCTAATTGGAAAAACAGTTTTAGGATAGCTGTGTGTGAAAGACGTGCCCTACGAAGCTTtatgaaaagagagagatgcaTGCTAGAAACCATAGTATGCTGAAGAACTGGtgaaattattttgtgtgtaGTATGCATAATCTGGCTGAACTTCAGGTTACCTTTGATAAGCTGTGCTTGATAACTTTGTGCTTGTCTGCTTTGGCTGTGATTTCTTGAAATGCGCCTTGCTATTGCGTGCAGGTTTCGTATGTGAAAAAGTTGTCTGACGTTTTGCCttaacaaaaacttttttttgttgttgttaaatttGACTTATGCTTCAATGAAGcaacatggaaacatttcagaAGTTACTGGGGCATGGTCCTCCCCAGTGATTTCTCACTGAACACTGATGTGCCAAAATACTTGACTCTTTCCATTATTTTCATACTGACAGAGGAGTCACACCCTAAGTAGATATGCTTTGCACTCTGCCTTAgtatttttcagtttctctaatCTGAAACTACCCTATTTGCTTTTAGTGCTCATCGCCCTACTGTAAAAGCTTCTTATCAGCTCCTGTCTCCTTTCCAGTCACTTTGGAAAAGGTGCCCGCCTCATTTCCTCATTAcgatttatttttcttattacttAAGTGTCCTTCATTGCTAAATGCCAATTAGAATagtttttctgttatttgatATGTGACATAACACAGTGCTTATGGTAAAGAAATCTTTAAATATTGCAAAATTTCAATAAATATTCTTATTCATGTTGTGTCTGTtgatattattaatacattagGTTATAATGTGCTCTTCCGTTTCCTGAGTATACTGTCTTTTCATTCAGTTCAGGAATTGTCTACAGCATCAGACAACACTAAACCTTTAAATAGAACAAATGCTGTACTAGGACTTGGCAGTAACTGTCACCCTCTGGACCCTTGTGCATTCTGGTTTCCCATGTTCATGGCcattttagctgtgtgtgtgtgtgtgtgtgtgtttaaagaatCTCTGCTTCTCTCATCGTCGGTGTTGAAATGTTCACTCGGTGAAGAAATGCTGCTGTCGTATTGATTTATTCAGAAATGTTCGAAGAAGTAGTGTGGGATAAAAAAGCCTGCGAGCATCATAGAATAACTTGCAAGACAGCCTGAAGAGATGAAAAACCTCATTAAATCATGGGAGAAAAACTAGGACTGATGAACAGGAGAGGGGGCACCTGAAAAAATCTAAGAATGATTTCAGAAACAAACGGCTCAGAAAAAAACCCTGTGGCTGTTTTCAgaataaagaaagtgaaaacagttgGTATGTGGATTATCTCAATTCCCCAGTGTAAATATAACTATGCTGAGCATAaaagcatgtaaaaaaaaaaacagaaaatctatgCAACTGCTCCGGCTTATGAGGCCGATATATATACGCACTTAATTCAGTTCATGACAACTTTCTTATACTGCGCTGTTGAATAATTAAGCAGAAACCCACTTTGGTCTTTCTATATCTACAGTACTTGCTTGACATGAAACATAAGGTAACTCTGAGTGCTGTTGTTAATAATAGTGTTAAAAATGCAGAGCAGATTCAAGATACGTTCCTGTAATTTAGTCTCGGACAcgtttttaacaaaaaaaaaaaaaaaaaaaaaaaggtgtctgAGATGTGCGTATTTGTCCACAGGAATATGTGTCGCTTTCGTTATTCATCATCACTTTCTGCATCTCAGCTGTGTCAAAGAGGATGTGCTCATTTCTGACACCTCTGACACCAAAAGCATCAAATCCTTATCTATGATGTGTCTCTGATGTAAAAAGATGATTCACTGGCAGAAATGTCCACCCACACTTGTGACACCAATGagatttttgttcttttacagTAAGAAACAATATTTTTACAGGACTTGGaatccaaaaaaaacaaaaaaacagctgtgtaCCCATAGGCCACCCTCATTCCACTACCACATTCACATTATCAAGAAAATATTTACAGGagtgaaataataatgtttttttttttttttctaagtaTAACGTTCATTCTACATCAACTGTGAGTGGCGTTTCAATGATTAAGTGCAGAGGTATATGTGTAGTCTAGTTTTTAGCAACCACCAGGAAACATGAGAATTACAGGCTTTTGATCATTAGCACAGTCAAACACTGACAGTCTCAAACAGTAGTAACCAGTAGAGCCTGAAAATCAGAGGTCAAAGTGTTTGCTACTTGTTCATTGTTGTTAACCGTATTTACAAGACTAACTGACTAgattatacatattttaatctgaaataaaaacttcaatatgacaaataaatagcTTAAAAGGTCTTGGCTGTACATAATATATTACACTAAGTGTATTCACAAGTTGTCCTTgtacaaaaaatacatacatatatatatatatcaaattaCTTTCAACCAGAAATCCTCGAAGCAGTCTTTTCACTCAACATCAGCTGCCTGGTTACAGTGTGGAAATGACAGACAGTGTAGAAAATTGGCAAGGAGAAATCAATCAAAAGAATTTATAATGTGGACCATTTAGCTTAAGAAGTTCACCTATAGGAAGATCATTAGTGCATTGGTGTTGGACTGAATTCTAGACCTCAGCACAGTCAAATCTCTGACTCATCATTTATGTATCCCAGGCCATCCAGACTTGAAATGTTAGCCATAGGTGTGAAGTGGAGCTCCCCGTTCCCTTTGAAGTCAACAGCAGAGTGATTATTATTGGCACTGCAAGGTCTCCTAGACTCAGGCCCCAGGAGCTTTATCTCTGTAGTTCTGTTCTCAATGTGCATGTATTCACCCGACTGCTTCTTGCTTTCCTTTTCACCGGGGTGCTGGGAAAACTTGAAGCACTTCCACTGCCCTCGAATCCAGATCCAAAAAATGACCCCCATCAGGGAGAGACAAAGCAGCGAGAGCAGAGCCACAGCCACCTCTAATCGGGTTATCTTCGCAGTGTTGATTAGAGTCTGGGGGAGCAAAGGGTCCTTCTTGTGGAGGGTTGGACCTGTTCCTGGTGCAGCTGTACTCGTACTGTGAATAGAGTCTGAGGAATTTATCACCTCACTGCCAGGAGTGGTGCTGCTCCACACCGTTGGTCCAGAGTCGAGCTGTAGATCATAAACTACCACAGTACGTTTGTATGTCCTGCCATTTATCTGCTCTACTGAGTCACAGGCGTACAGGCCAGCGTCTGCTTCAGAGGCACTCAGGATGAGGAGGCCTCCATCGTAGATGTAGTATTTGTGGTCAGAGTGAAGTGTTTGCTCGGAGAAACGCCAGTGGACCTGGGCCAAGTTGGAGTGGAGCTGGCAAGGCAGCTGGATGTTGTTGTGTGGAACAAGGGTAATGTCCACAGCAGCCACTGGAtctaaaaagacacacacagacacaaggttGATCATACTGTGATGCATACTGGGTGCTGTTTCAGGCAGAACCTCCAGTACTACATACAAACAATGCATTGTAAGAAAATGTACCTGGCTGAGGACATTGTGAGACGTCTCCCTCCTTCAGACTCTGTATGGAAGTATTTGAGGAGAGGGGTAAGCTGGAAACTGAGGAGCACTGCTCGGTGGAGACGTCCCAGGCACAGTAAGGATCCCTGGCCAGGATGCAGTCCACACAAGTGTCGTAGCGGCTGCAGTTACTCACTGGCATCTGGATAGCACCATTCTGTGAACCTGCATACAGCTGGCCCTACAatagtgcagacacacacacacacataaaaaaaaacacatagaaatCCTAAAAAAGCGTGTCATCTTTATTAACACTGAAGCCTCTCTAGTCCATGTTAGTGGCTATTAAATGACACTAAATGACAATTCAATTTGACATATACATTTAGAATGAAGCTTGTTATTTAACATCATCAGTAAGAAATCAATTAGCAAATTACCACAACTTATGATGACGTCGACGTAACAAACTTTACTGGACATACTGGACTGGACTGTGAGTTACCTTTCTGGACGACAGGCGCAGGATGCTGATAGGCTGGGGATTTTCACACAGCTGAATCTCCTCGATTATGAACATCTCTCCAGCATAGTTGACCGCTTTCTGAACATAACCATTATCTATCAGAAGACAATAATTACTGTAATACAGCTATTACTACGATAATAACTAACATCTACTGTAATAATCATATACAAGGCACAACACAACATTTGATAGCTTTCATATAACCCTTAACTCTTACAGAGCGCACATGAAATAGCTTGTTAGCAAATGGAAGGGATACTGATTTGAAATttataaaaccatttaaaatgagtttatGTAATTTCAGCTGATCAACAGCCAGTGTAACAACAAGTTACAATTATGGGATAATGTTTAAACATATGTATAAGTAGCACAAATAAAGCATAATACTGACGTCAGTGAACTGTCACATGCAGCATATTTAAACTGAAGTCAGCTTTATTAGACCATAAAATACTGGATATAACCAGACTAAGTACGGTTGTTGTGCTGCTGATATTATTGGATTAAACTTGTACACGgaatattgtaatatttattcaaattaaaaattaaagtttCACATTCTTACTATAAAGAcgtgaaaatgtgttttcaggctTCAACATAAACTAACAATGTTCTAGATCTGAATGTCACTGATTAGAAAAAGGTGGTGTCACATATTTCTTATGCTGCCAGCACTAATCTGATTAAACCAAAGAGTCCTGatgaagcagtttttttttttcctaagcTCTTCATAAATAATATCTTAGAATATTTAATCAAAATTTGATTGATGCTTCTTCTGTCATAAAACTTTAATGCTATAAAGAAATACTAAAAATTTCAGGGGCTTTAAGTTTCATCAACCAGAATATTCCAACTAATATCTAATCTTAGGAATTTCCTGTTGAGTTTCCTGACTCGCGTTCTGCTTTAATCTTTGTAAAACTTTGATACAGATATCCCATAGTTTACCAGTGCCAATGAACATGACGGCATATCTCTGCCCGTCCAGTGCCAGCACATTGTCCACCACAATCCGAGTCAACAGTGGTCCCTTCTTGACCAGCAGCGGTCCTCCTGTCAGAGGACGAACAGCTTCGTCCATGAGGGGACGGTCCCGGATGAATTGGAGGGTTTTGTCGGGAAGGTCCAGAGAGCGATTCATTCCCATTTTACGTGCCACATTATTGATGCACTGCAATAGAAAATTGCCACTGAGAATTGTGGGTTTTTGAGATTTGGTTTAATATCACAAATCAAACCATGTAAACTCACAGCTCCTGGTCTGGGGACCGGCACTTCTCCAGTGTACATCACCCACTTGACATGGGATGTCTCCACTGCAACAGGAGTCTTAAACTTTCCCTCGTTGAAGACATCTCTAATAGAGGACACGCTGTatgcacacactgcagacacCTGGGAAAGGCTCCTGGAAAGATCGAATCAGACACATTTGGACTAGAGAATAtgtttaaatcttaaattaataaatcagtCAAACAGAAAGTTTAACTGCTAAATATTTTCTATTACCACAATGAATGTTGTTACGAACCCAACACCTAATCACTTCACATGAATTTCCTTTTGTTGTTCCTCAGATCAACGACTCTGCATACTTCATAGATTTACCTGTGTCAACACCCACTCTGGACCATGAAACCACAGGGTTTGATTGTAAGTACTCACGACTGCGGAGTAAAGACAGCATAGAAGATGCtcttcttccagtctttgtgcttcAGCAGGAAGACATCCTGGACAATGGGGGGCAGGCTGGGTTCAGGGAGGGAACAATCCAGACGAGCTTTTAAGAACGACGTCCATTTCCTCTGCAACGTCCGCTGGCCGCCCATATCCCcctaaacacagagacagacacgctgtcatgtgcacacacagtattCCCTTTAACCTCAACAACCACGCCTAAGCCAGACAGGGAGCCTTAAAGCTACTCCATGTACACTTTATTGTCTTTGATGAAGACAAATGACTCGCAGAGACTGAGAGTCTTTACTCTTTACTGATTTCTACCTTGCAGACACGGGCCACTCGTGACACCACAACTTTGCTATAGAAGTCGTACTCCATGGCGTTCTCACTGAAGAACAAATACACCTTATCGTCATCGCCTTCAGGACTATCAGAACTCTCATCCACAAAGTCCATGTAGACAAAGTTTGGCTCTGAAAAGACAAAACGTGGACACGACTACATCATACATTAgccctgctgtgctgcagtctcGACTTTGCACAATCACTGAGGGAAACTTTGAATGGAGAGGTTTTGAAGCAGAGGAACTCACCGCTGAGCCAGGAGCTCTTAAACTCAGTGCGGAGAGCCAAGTTTGAACTGCGCAGAACCACAGGCTCAGAGCCCAAGAAGTTGATGGATGTAGCAGAATACAGGTCATTTCCTGTTGGACAGGAACAAGAGATGAGGAAAAATTCCTGGAAGTCTACTATTCACTTTAAGTATGAATAAAATCGCATTTATATGTCGACTAATGAACTGAACCAACTGGCTGCTTCTGACTCATGAGTTGAATGGGCAGGTAGGACTAGTCGACACATTAGGAGACATTTCTAATGCATTTGTTGCTCACACTTCATGGCCACTGAAATGTGCACAGAGTTATCgtaaactgattttttttcctgttggtGGACTTTGAACATTCAGCAGCACTTGTATGTCTGGTTCAGGACACTTACCAACCATGAGGGAGGAGTATCTCTGGAAGGGATCAAAAGGACACTTCCCCTTTCCCTCGTCCTGCTTTCCCCGCAGCTGCAGCTCTCCGTTAACAAACGTCTgttggaaagaaagaaaaatgttgaagAAGTTAAAAGaagggaaaagacagaaatctgtgtttctttattcaAAGTATTCAGATTCAGAGGTCCTTACCAGCGGTTTGTGTTCAGTCCATTAACCACATCTTCCATATATTATTactgaacattttccaaaacaaaacatatgtttttaaaacaagcGGTAACACAGCCCCTGTTTTGCCTTTTAGTTAGAAAGGAGCTAGAGCCCCGTTTTAAATAGAAGTGAACATTAGTGCTATTTTTATGTTAAAGAAAATTTATATGATAGTCTTGTGGCTCTGCCGTTGCACATAGGaaccatttaatttaattgtccTTGGTGATGCATTCAAGAATGCTCAGTCCCCTGAGATTCGACTGCCCTGCcaaaataaactgcattcaTGTGTGTTGTTTGACAATCAAACCCAACAAAGACTATAAAGGAGTGGGCTTATAAAGTGTTTCTTAAACCGCAACCAAGACACACTTaaatatgtgtgaatgtgtattgtCAGACGTGATGGGATTTACATTGTGACAATTTAAGAAACTGCAGCAAAACATTGTTGCTTATTGACTGTATGTCAACAACTCGTGAGAACTGAGAAGACTAAAACCCAAGAACAGATCGATAGATTGATGTTGTCCTTTACACCACCCTGCTGTCTTAAATACTCACTGGACCACCAGATGAGTATTATTCTAtaaatttaattacattcaattaaatttaattaatttaatttaatttaatttaatttaaatagtcCCTATCAAATGTACAATTTGTTCCTTTTTAAGCAACATTTCTGTCCCACACACAGTGTAGGGAAAGTACTGGCAGACTGACTAACACATTGGTGGTTTAGATCTTTTCATGGAGTATGCTGATCTTCATCCTCATCCCAACATACCAAACAACCACCTATATGGATCCTGAAAGAGCACAACCTCTCTAATCAGTAATctacaccagcagcag
This genomic window from Anabas testudineus chromosome 4, fAnaTes1.2, whole genome shotgun sequence contains:
- the si:ch211-129c21.1 gene encoding semaphorin-4E — protein: MSLLSALSIVWGLMLHVSFSVLNTQYCVPRKTVPYQNNLKLFREEGIFNYSIILMRDDLGVLLLGAREAIYALDMNNISDKKSGVYWNVTEEKQTECTYKGKLAEVECRNYIRTLHQVNDTTMYVCGTNAFSPTCDYMTFVNGELQLRGKQDEGKGKCPFDPFQRYSSLMVGNDLYSATSINFLGSEPVVLRSSNLALRTEFKSSWLSEPNFVYMDFVDESSDSPEGDDDKVYLFFSENAMEYDFYSKVVVSRVARVCKGDMGGQRTLQRKWTSFLKARLDCSLPEPSLPPIVQDVFLLKHKDWKKSIFYAVFTPQSSLSQVSAVCAYSVSSIRDVFNEGKFKTPVAVETSHVKWVMYTGEVPVPRPGACINNVARKMGMNRSLDLPDKTLQFIRDRPLMDEAVRPLTGGPLLVKKGPLLTRIVVDNVLALDGQRYAVMFIGTDNGYVQKAVNYAGEMFIIEEIQLCENPQPISILRLSSRKGQLYAGSQNGAIQMPVSNCSRYDTCVDCILARDPYCAWDVSTEQCSSVSSLPLSSNTSIQSLKEGDVSQCPQPDPVAAVDITLVPHNNIQLPCQLHSNLAQVHWRFSEQTLHSDHKYYIYDGGLLILSASEADAGLYACDSVEQINGRTYKRTVVVYDLQLDSGPTVWSSTTPGSEVINSSDSIHSTSTAAPGTGPTLHKKDPLLPQTLINTAKITRLEVAVALLSLLCLSLMGVIFWIWIRGQWKCFKFSQHPGEKESKKQSGEYMHIENRTTEIKLLGPESRRPCSANNNHSAVDFKGNGELHFTPMANISSLDGLGYINDESEI
- the scamp4 gene encoding secretory carrier-associated membrane protein 4 isoform X2 translates to MAQRVNNFPPLPQFLRIKPCFYQNIEEEIPGPHQQLLRRAFILWKMYSGTLFLNFISCIAWWAGGGNAINVGFALLWLILFSPCSYACWFRPLYKAFRADSSFNFMAFFFVFFAQCVLTFIQSIGISGWGTCGWIATVMFFSVNVGSAVVMLITTLLFTLVTVLMALVLIKVHRLYRGGGGSLQHAREEWSSGMWKNAPVREAGFHAVAQAAQGPSIPQYPAAVPSYPSNSQW
- the scamp4 gene encoding secretory carrier-associated membrane protein 4 isoform X1 yields the protein MSMKITKTPTPNKKRDFNMAQRVNNFPPLPQFLRIKPCFYQNIEEEIPGPHQQLLRRAFILWKMYSGTLFLNFISCIAWWAGGGNAINVGFALLWLILFSPCSYACWFRPLYKAFRADSSFNFMAFFFVFFAQCVLTFIQSIGISGWGTCGWIATVMFFSVNVGSAVVMLITTLLFTLVTVLMALVLIKVHRLYRGGGGSLQHAREEWSSGMWKNAPVREAGFHAVAQAAQGPSIPQYPAAVPSYPSNSQW